One region of Caldimonas thermodepolymerans genomic DNA includes:
- a CDS encoding ABC transporter permease — protein sequence MAAYLLRRLWQMIPTLAGVILLVFFLFKGFGGDPAEILAGLAATPEQIAAIRQQLGLDRPLPEQLWIFVRQILTFDWGRSWATNEPVASLFASRLPATLTIMLPLLVLEVTLAIPLALAVAAVRGSLTDRAIVIVTTVAMSISFLVYIIVGQWLFAFKLGWFPVQGWSDSPWTNLVTYAPLPVLLAVAVSLAPQTRLYRSFFLDEIGQDYVRTARAKGLSEPAILLRHVMRNALIPILTNIGAGLPGVFVGSFLIEVFFSVPGLGREVLLAVNRSDYPVIQAVTIYLAVLTMVINLATDLLYKWVDPRVVLK from the coding sequence ATGGCTGCCTACCTGCTGCGACGCCTCTGGCAGATGATCCCGACCCTGGCGGGCGTGATCCTGCTGGTGTTCTTCCTGTTCAAGGGCTTCGGCGGCGACCCGGCGGAGATCCTTGCCGGCCTGGCGGCCACGCCCGAGCAGATCGCCGCGATCCGCCAGCAGCTGGGGCTGGACCGGCCGCTGCCGGAGCAGCTGTGGATCTTCGTCAGGCAGATCCTCACCTTCGACTGGGGCCGCAGCTGGGCCACCAACGAACCGGTGGCGTCGTTGTTCGCCAGCCGGCTGCCGGCGACGCTGACCATCATGCTGCCGCTGCTGGTGCTGGAAGTGACGCTGGCCATTCCCCTCGCGCTGGCCGTGGCCGCGGTGCGCGGCAGCCTGACCGACCGCGCCATCGTGATCGTCACGACGGTGGCGATGTCGATCTCCTTCCTCGTCTACATCATCGTCGGCCAGTGGCTGTTCGCCTTCAAGCTGGGATGGTTCCCGGTGCAGGGCTGGTCGGACTCGCCGTGGACCAACCTCGTCACCTACGCGCCGCTGCCGGTGCTGCTCGCGGTGGCGGTGTCGCTGGCGCCGCAGACGCGGCTGTACCGCAGCTTCTTCCTCGACGAGATCGGCCAGGACTACGTGCGCACCGCCCGCGCCAAGGGGCTCAGCGAGCCGGCGATCCTGCTGCGCCACGTGATGCGCAACGCACTGATCCCCATCCTCACCAACATCGGCGCCGGGCTGCCGGGCGTGTTCGTCGGCTCCTTCCTGATCGAGGTGTTCTTCTCGGTCCCCGGGCTGGGGCGGGAGGTGCTGCTGGCGGTCAACCGCAGCGACTACCCGGTGATCCAGGCGGTGACCATCTACCTCGCGGTGCTGACCATGGTCATCAACCTCGCCACCGACCTGCTCTACAAGTGGGTCGACCCCCGGGTGGTGCTCAAGTGA
- a CDS encoding ABC transporter permease: MPPARSPGVWQLAWRRFRADRVGMVSLVVVLAFFVMIALAALGWIAGDWQAEVGEPYAPPSWLGAPPAQAPAQALPVPQGPPVDLSDVDPLAPRYAEWAERTAQVASHEPPRARTLPLGGDRLGRDVLAKAIKGAQVSILVGVLAAVVATAIGTLLGALGGYFGGKVGDFLEWVYNVFTSIPGILLIFAFAAVLGRGVDTVVWILGLTGWTGVYRQMRAEFIKHAVREYVRAAQAIGAGRWSRMFRHILPNVSHVVLVQLSLLVVGFIKAEVILSYLGLGVPVDQVSWGTMLGEAQNEMLLGHWWQLAAATAFMAVFVTAFSLLTDALRDALDPRLRGLE, translated from the coding sequence ATGCCGCCCGCGCGCTCGCCGGGCGTCTGGCAGCTGGCCTGGCGGCGTTTCCGCGCCGACCGTGTGGGCATGGTCTCGCTGGTCGTGGTGCTGGCCTTCTTCGTGATGATCGCGCTGGCGGCGTTGGGCTGGATCGCCGGCGACTGGCAGGCCGAGGTGGGCGAGCCCTACGCGCCGCCGTCCTGGCTCGGGGCGCCGCCTGCCCAAGCGCCGGCGCAGGCGCTGCCGGTGCCGCAGGGGCCGCCGGTGGACCTGTCCGACGTCGACCCGCTGGCGCCGCGCTATGCCGAATGGGCCGAGCGCACCGCGCAGGTCGCCAGCCATGAGCCGCCACGCGCGCGCACGCTGCCGCTGGGCGGCGACCGCCTCGGGCGCGACGTGCTGGCCAAGGCAATCAAGGGGGCGCAGGTCTCGATCCTCGTCGGCGTGCTGGCCGCGGTCGTGGCCACCGCGATCGGCACGCTGCTGGGGGCGCTGGGCGGCTACTTCGGCGGCAAGGTGGGCGACTTCCTCGAGTGGGTCTACAACGTCTTCACCTCCATCCCCGGCATCCTGCTGATCTTCGCCTTCGCGGCGGTGCTGGGCCGCGGCGTCGACACCGTGGTGTGGATCCTGGGGCTGACCGGCTGGACCGGCGTGTATCGCCAGATGCGCGCCGAGTTCATCAAGCATGCGGTGCGCGAGTACGTGCGTGCCGCGCAGGCCATCGGTGCCGGGCGCTGGTCGCGCATGTTCCGCCACATCCTGCCCAACGTCAGCCACGTGGTGCTGGTGCAGCTGTCGCTGCTGGTGGTGGGCTTCATCAAGGCCGAGGTGATCCTGTCCTACCTGGGACTGGGCGTGCCGGTCGACCAGGTGTCCTGGGGCACGATGCTGGGCGAGGCGCAGAACGAGATGCTGCTCGGCCACTGGTGGCAGCTGGCGGCGGCGACTGCCTTCATGGCGGTGTTCGTCACCGCCTTCTCGCTGCTCACCGATGCGCTGCGCGACGCGCTGGACCCGAGGCTGCGGGGGCTGGAGTGA
- a CDS encoding ABC transporter ATP-binding protein: protein MLLEIDDLHVSFRMERGALVHAVRGVSLQVPADRTVALVGESGSGKSVTAMSILNLLPDNAQRRGRVLFEGRDLLQAAPRELRALRGRAIACVFQEPMTSLNPVFPVGRQIAEPLVRHLGLSRREALARAEHLLEEVGLPEPRRRLHAYPHELSGGQQQRVMIAMALACEPRLLIADEPTTALDVTVQRQILELLARLKERHRMSMLFISHDLGVVGEIADEVVVMRHGQVRERGPVQRIFAAPQDAYTQALLACRPSIEAPPARLAVVDDHVARRVHETRARPKDPHAPVVLEVQALCKGFRFRQGLWGRREFQAVQGVSFRLRRGHTLGVVGESGSGKTTMGLALLRLHGPASGPVSGSARLHGPDGAVDLLQLGEAQWLPMRRRVQIVFQNPYASLNPRFTVGQTLVEPMQIHRIGATRAEREARARRLLEKVGLDAAAMHKYPHEFSGGQRQRIAIARCLALEPEVLVLDEAVSALDVSVQAQVLNLLKDLQDELGLAYVFISHDLAVVRFMADEVLVMKDGRVVEQGPVEAVLSAPREDYTRRLLAAIPGRAGRRGSARAD, encoded by the coding sequence ATGCTGCTCGAGATCGACGACCTGCACGTGTCCTTCCGCATGGAGCGCGGCGCGCTGGTGCATGCGGTGCGCGGCGTCAGCCTGCAGGTCCCGGCCGACCGCACGGTGGCGCTGGTGGGCGAGTCCGGCTCGGGCAAGAGCGTGACCGCGATGTCCATCCTCAACCTGCTGCCGGACAACGCGCAGCGGCGCGGGCGGGTGCTGTTCGAGGGCCGCGACCTGCTGCAGGCCGCCCCGCGCGAGCTGCGCGCCCTGCGCGGCCGCGCGATCGCCTGCGTGTTCCAGGAGCCGATGACCTCGCTCAACCCGGTGTTCCCGGTCGGGCGCCAGATCGCCGAGCCGCTGGTGCGGCACCTGGGCCTGTCGCGGCGCGAGGCGCTGGCGCGAGCCGAGCACCTGCTCGAGGAGGTCGGCCTGCCCGAGCCGAGGCGGCGGCTGCACGCCTACCCGCATGAACTGTCCGGCGGGCAGCAGCAGCGCGTGATGATCGCGATGGCACTGGCCTGCGAGCCGCGGCTGCTGATCGCCGACGAGCCGACCACCGCGCTGGATGTCACCGTGCAGCGCCAGATCCTCGAGCTGCTCGCCAGGCTCAAGGAACGGCACCGCATGAGCATGCTGTTCATCAGCCACGACCTGGGCGTGGTCGGCGAGATCGCCGACGAGGTGGTCGTGATGCGCCACGGCCAGGTGCGCGAGCGCGGACCGGTGCAGCGCATCTTCGCCGCGCCGCAGGACGCGTACACGCAGGCGCTGCTGGCCTGCCGGCCGTCGATCGAGGCGCCGCCGGCGCGCCTGGCCGTCGTCGACGACCACGTCGCACGGCGTGTCCACGAGACCCGGGCCCGTCCCAAGGATCCGCACGCGCCGGTGGTGCTGGAGGTGCAGGCGCTGTGCAAGGGCTTCCGGTTCCGGCAGGGGCTGTGGGGTCGCCGCGAGTTCCAGGCGGTGCAGGGCGTGAGCTTCCGGCTGCGGCGCGGGCACACGCTCGGCGTGGTCGGCGAATCCGGTTCGGGCAAGACCACGATGGGGCTGGCGCTGCTGCGCCTGCACGGGCCGGCGAGCGGGCCGGTGTCGGGCAGCGCACGCCTGCACGGGCCGGACGGCGCGGTGGACCTGCTGCAGCTGGGCGAGGCGCAGTGGCTGCCGATGCGCCGGCGCGTGCAGATCGTGTTCCAGAACCCCTACGCCTCGCTGAACCCGCGCTTCACCGTGGGGCAGACGCTGGTCGAGCCGATGCAGATCCACCGCATCGGCGCCACGCGCGCCGAGCGCGAGGCGCGCGCGCGGCGGCTGCTCGAGAAGGTGGGGCTCGACGCGGCGGCGATGCACAAGTACCCGCACGAGTTCTCCGGCGGCCAGCGCCAGCGCATCGCGATCGCGCGCTGCCTGGCGCTCGAGCCCGAGGTGCTGGTGCTCGACGAGGCCGTCTCGGCGCTGGACGTCTCGGTGCAGGCGCAGGTGCTGAACCTGCTCAAGGACCTGCAGGACGAGCTCGGGCTGGCCTACGTCTTCATCAGCCACGACCTCGCGGTGGTGCGCTTCATGGCCGACGAGGTGCTGGTGATGAAGGACGGGCGCGTGGTGGAGCAGGGGCCCGTCGAGGCGGTGCTGTCGGCGCCGCGCGAGGACTACACGCGCCGGTTGCTGGCAGCGATCCCGGGACGCGCGGGACGGCGCGGGAGCGCACGCGCGGACTAG
- a CDS encoding PAS domain-containing sensor histidine kinase, translating to MHEAGAATPSAARAVPAPGRLWEDRLRLLLESTGEGIYGVDVTGRCMFINRAGARMLGYEPHEVLDRDMHQLVHHTHGDGTHYPSEDCPIYNAFRRGVPCRVDDEVLWRRDGSCFYVEYSSYPIFEGGQVQGAVVTFVDITERRRAAELLRQTNDELECRVAERTRELSDALAQLRKLSAYLERVREDERTRIAREIHDELGSLLVALKMDVAWLARRVEDRPPLHAKCGAMSYLIETAVENVGRIITDLRPSILDHQGLWAALEWQAQEFAQNCELQCDWRIDVESGLPPLPQQLANAVFRIFQELLSNVARHAQASAVRIRIEARGGCLRLEVADNGRGAPVEAFESAQAYGVLGMRERAGHHGGRLRIDSTPGQGTRVELVLPLPGTTLSDFARLS from the coding sequence ATGCACGAAGCTGGTGCAGCGACCCCGTCCGCCGCGCGTGCCGTTCCTGCACCGGGCCGTCTCTGGGAGGACCGGCTGCGCCTGCTGCTCGAGTCCACCGGCGAAGGCATCTACGGCGTGGACGTGACCGGCCGCTGCATGTTCATCAACCGCGCGGGGGCCCGCATGCTGGGCTACGAGCCGCACGAGGTGCTCGACCGCGACATGCACCAGCTGGTGCATCACACGCACGGCGACGGCACGCACTACCCCAGCGAGGACTGCCCGATCTACAACGCGTTCCGCCGCGGCGTGCCGTGCCGCGTCGACGACGAGGTGCTGTGGCGGCGGGACGGCAGCTGTTTCTATGTCGAGTATTCCTCCTATCCCATCTTCGAGGGCGGCCAGGTGCAGGGCGCCGTGGTCACCTTCGTCGACATCACCGAACGCCGTCGCGCGGCCGAGCTGCTGCGCCAGACCAACGACGAGCTGGAGTGCCGCGTGGCCGAGCGCACGCGCGAGCTGAGCGACGCGCTGGCGCAGCTGCGCAAGCTGTCGGCCTACCTGGAGCGCGTGCGCGAGGACGAGCGCACCCGCATCGCCCGCGAGATCCATGACGAGCTGGGCAGCCTGCTGGTGGCGCTCAAGATGGACGTCGCCTGGCTGGCACGCCGCGTCGAGGACCGCCCGCCGCTGCACGCCAAGTGCGGCGCGATGTCCTACCTGATCGAGACGGCGGTCGAGAACGTGGGGCGCATCATCACCGACCTGCGCCCGTCCATCCTCGACCACCAGGGCCTGTGGGCCGCGCTCGAGTGGCAGGCGCAGGAGTTCGCGCAGAACTGCGAGCTGCAGTGCGACTGGCGCATCGACGTCGAGTCCGGGCTGCCGCCGCTGCCGCAGCAGCTGGCCAACGCGGTGTTCCGCATCTTCCAGGAACTGCTCAGCAACGTCGCGCGCCACGCGCAGGCCAGCGCCGTGCGCATCCGCATCGAGGCGCGCGGCGGCTGCCTGCGCCTGGAAGTGGCCGACAACGGGCGCGGCGCGCCGGTCGAGGCGTTCGAGAGCGCGCAGGCCTATGGCGTGCTCGGCATGCGCGAGCGCGCCGGCCACCACGGCGGGCGCCTGCGCATCGACAGCACCCCGGGGCAGGGCACGCGCGTCGAGCTCGTGCTGCCGCTGCCCGGCACCACCCTGTCCGACTTCGCCCGCCTGTCATGA
- a CDS encoding response regulator transcription factor, with product MIDVLICDDHWIVRQGLKQTLEDAPDMRVAGEVPDGPSCVARVREGGVDVVLLDIAMPGRDGLDVLRQLKGEHPRLPVLMLSTYPERHYAVRCLKLGAAGYLNKSADPEALLAAIRKAASGGVYVTPSIAEALATSLSDTAGKQVHEILSHREYQVFRLIAQGCSVSQIAEQLHLSPNTVSTYRARILEKTGTRNDVEIALYAVQQDLMPV from the coding sequence ATGATCGACGTGCTCATCTGCGACGACCACTGGATCGTCCGCCAGGGCCTCAAGCAGACGCTGGAAGACGCGCCGGACATGCGCGTGGCCGGCGAGGTGCCCGACGGCCCCTCGTGCGTGGCGCGCGTGCGCGAGGGCGGCGTCGACGTGGTGCTGCTCGACATCGCGATGCCCGGGCGCGACGGGCTGGACGTGCTGCGCCAGCTCAAGGGCGAGCACCCGCGCCTGCCGGTGCTGATGCTCAGCACCTACCCCGAGCGCCATTACGCGGTGCGCTGCCTCAAGCTGGGCGCGGCGGGCTACCTCAACAAGAGCGCCGACCCGGAGGCGCTGCTCGCGGCGATCCGCAAGGCGGCCTCGGGTGGCGTCTACGTGACGCCCTCGATCGCCGAGGCGCTGGCGACCTCGCTCAGCGACACCGCCGGCAAGCAGGTGCACGAGATCCTCTCGCACCGCGAGTACCAGGTGTTCCGCCTGATCGCGCAGGGCTGCAGCGTGAGCCAGATCGCCGAGCAGCTGCACCTGTCGCCCAACACCGTGAGCACCTACCGCGCGCGCATCCTCGAGAAGACCGGCACGCGCAACGACGTCGAGATCGCGCTCTACGCGGTCCAGCAGGACCTGATGCCGGTCTGA
- a CDS encoding CmpA/NrtA family ABC transporter substrate-binding protein codes for MSRYFDPYDADRPLVMRCSCGRHRTPEEHTAEQAASALKRRAAEMDFQQYASDYIEATVVKALFPRDAVRRRFLRAVGKSAAMGAIASVVPITSLQAMAQERGPLEKKDLKVGFIPITCATPLIMAHPLGFYAKEGLNVEVVKTAGWALIRDKMLNKEYDATHFLSPMPLAMSLGAGSNAVPMRVATIQNTNGQAITLHVKHKERRDPKDWKGFKFAVPFEYSMHNFLLRYYLAEAGLDPDRDVQIRVVPPPEMVANLRAGNIDGYLGPDPFNQRAVYEEVGFIHVLSRDLWNGHPCCAFGTSAEFIQQHPNSFAALFRAVLTSAAMAREARNRELIAKVIAPQAYLNQPEVVLRQVLTGRFADGLGNIRNVPDRADFDPIPWQSMAVWMLTQMKRWGYLKGDVDYRQLAERVFLLTDAKKHMKELDQKVPDGAYPKFRIMGREFDPTQPEAYLQGFAIRRS; via the coding sequence ATGTCTCGCTACTTCGACCCCTACGACGCCGATCGCCCGCTGGTGATGCGCTGCAGCTGCGGCCGCCACCGCACGCCCGAGGAGCACACCGCCGAGCAGGCCGCCTCCGCGCTCAAGCGCCGCGCGGCGGAGATGGACTTCCAGCAGTACGCCAGCGACTACATCGAAGCCACGGTCGTCAAGGCACTGTTCCCGCGCGACGCGGTGCGGCGCCGCTTCCTGCGCGCGGTGGGCAAATCCGCCGCGATGGGAGCGATCGCGAGCGTCGTGCCGATCACCAGCCTGCAGGCCATGGCGCAGGAGCGCGGCCCGCTGGAGAAGAAGGACCTCAAGGTCGGCTTCATCCCGATCACCTGCGCGACGCCGCTGATCATGGCGCACCCGCTGGGCTTCTACGCCAAGGAAGGGCTCAACGTCGAGGTCGTCAAGACCGCCGGCTGGGCGCTGATCCGCGACAAGATGCTCAACAAGGAATACGACGCGACGCACTTCCTGTCGCCGATGCCGCTGGCGATGTCGCTGGGCGCGGGCTCGAACGCGGTGCCGATGCGCGTGGCGACGATCCAGAACACCAACGGCCAGGCCATCACGCTGCACGTCAAGCACAAGGAGCGGCGCGACCCGAAGGACTGGAAGGGCTTCAAGTTCGCGGTGCCCTTCGAGTATTCGATGCACAACTTCCTGCTGCGCTACTACCTCGCCGAGGCCGGGCTGGATCCGGACCGCGACGTGCAGATCCGCGTCGTGCCGCCGCCCGAGATGGTGGCCAACCTGCGCGCCGGCAACATCGACGGTTACCTGGGCCCGGACCCGTTCAACCAGCGCGCGGTGTACGAGGAGGTCGGCTTCATCCACGTGCTGAGCCGCGACCTGTGGAACGGCCACCCCTGCTGCGCGTTCGGCACCTCGGCCGAGTTCATCCAGCAGCACCCCAACAGCTTCGCCGCGCTGTTCCGCGCCGTGCTGACCTCCGCCGCGATGGCGCGCGAGGCGCGCAACCGCGAGCTGATCGCCAAGGTGATCGCGCCCCAGGCCTACCTGAACCAGCCCGAGGTGGTGCTGCGCCAGGTGCTCACCGGCCGCTTCGCCGACGGCCTGGGCAACATCCGCAACGTGCCCGACCGCGCCGACTTCGACCCCATCCCGTGGCAGTCGATGGCGGTGTGGATGCTCACGCAGATGAAGCGCTGGGGCTACCTCAAGGGCGACGTGGACTACCGCCAGCTGGCCGAGCGCGTGTTCCTGCTCACCGACGCGAAGAAGCACATGAAGGAACTGGACCAGAAGGTGCCGGATGGCGCCTATCCGAAGTTCCGCATCATGGGCCGCGAGTTCGACCCGACGCAGCCCGAGGCCTACCTGCAGGGCTTCGCGATCCGGCGCAGCTGA
- the ntrB gene encoding nitrate ABC transporter permease has product MKRLAVSSALAPALLSALLLAVLVGVWHLATLPSGGAAAPLTPEQLEYLELMGKAPGDGGGARSGFPTPAEMGRTIVQHLSQPFYDNGPNDKGIGLQLLYSLGRVGLGYLIAACVAIPLGFVIGMSPLVYRALDPFIQVLKPISPLAWMPLALYTIKDSSVSGIFVIFICSVWPMLINTAFGVSTVRRDWLNVARTLEVKPLRRAFEVILPAAAPTILTGMRISMGIAWLVIVAAEMLVGGTGIGYFVWNEWNNLSLTNVIFAILVIGVVGMLLDLMFARLQKAVSYVE; this is encoded by the coding sequence ATGAAGCGTCTTGCCGTGTCTTCGGCGCTGGCGCCGGCCCTGCTGTCGGCGCTGCTGCTGGCGGTGCTGGTCGGCGTCTGGCACCTGGCCACGCTGCCCTCGGGCGGGGCGGCCGCCCCCCTCACGCCCGAGCAGCTCGAGTACCTGGAGCTGATGGGCAAGGCGCCGGGCGACGGGGGCGGTGCCCGCTCGGGCTTTCCGACCCCGGCCGAGATGGGCCGCACCATCGTGCAGCACCTGTCGCAGCCGTTCTACGACAACGGGCCGAACGACAAGGGCATCGGCCTGCAGCTGCTGTACTCGCTCGGCCGAGTCGGGCTGGGCTACCTGATCGCTGCCTGCGTGGCGATCCCGCTCGGCTTCGTGATCGGCATGTCGCCGCTGGTCTACCGCGCGCTGGACCCGTTCATCCAGGTGCTCAAGCCGATCTCGCCGCTGGCCTGGATGCCGCTGGCGCTGTACACGATCAAGGACTCGTCGGTCTCGGGCATCTTCGTGATCTTCATCTGCTCGGTCTGGCCGATGCTGATCAACACCGCCTTCGGCGTGTCCACCGTGCGGCGCGACTGGCTCAACGTGGCCCGGACCCTGGAGGTGAAGCCGCTGCGCCGCGCCTTCGAGGTGATCCTGCCCGCGGCCGCGCCGACCATCCTCACGGGCATGCGCATCTCGATGGGCATCGCCTGGCTGGTGATCGTCGCGGCCGAGATGCTGGTCGGCGGCACCGGCATCGGCTACTTCGTCTGGAACGAGTGGAACAACCTGTCGCTGACCAACGTGATCTTCGCGATCCTGGTCATCGGCGTGGTCGGCATGCTGCTGGACCTGATGTTCGCGCGGCTGCAGAAGGCGGTGTCGTATGTCGAGTGA
- a CDS encoding ABC transporter ATP-binding protein has translation MSSESRPFLQVEGLAKRYPGAGEPVFEGVNFTVERGEFVCIIGHSGCGKTTILNVLAGLESASEGHVFMDGREVVGPSLDRGVVFQGHALLPWLSVRRNIAFAVRSRRPHASRAEIDAEVEKYVALVGLGHAIDKKPAQLSGGMKQRVGIARAFSIQPKMLLLDEPFGALDALTRGTIQDELLRICAETRQTVFMITHDVDEAILLADKILLMSNGPRARIAEIVENPLPRPRHRADLHYHLDYYPLRNHLVDFLVLRAAGLAHGKAPERPRVVRPGAEPAAPQAGEGARAPLQRIA, from the coding sequence ATGTCGAGTGAATCCCGTCCCTTCCTGCAGGTCGAGGGCCTGGCCAAGCGCTACCCCGGCGCCGGCGAACCCGTCTTCGAGGGCGTCAACTTCACGGTCGAGCGCGGCGAGTTCGTCTGCATCATCGGGCACTCCGGCTGCGGCAAGACCACCATCCTCAACGTCCTGGCCGGGCTGGAGTCGGCCAGCGAGGGCCATGTCTTCATGGACGGACGCGAGGTGGTCGGCCCGAGCCTGGACCGCGGCGTCGTGTTCCAGGGCCATGCGCTGCTGCCGTGGCTGAGCGTGCGGCGCAACATCGCCTTCGCGGTGCGCTCGCGTCGCCCGCACGCCTCGCGCGCCGAGATCGACGCCGAGGTCGAGAAGTACGTCGCGCTGGTGGGCCTTGGCCACGCGATCGACAAGAAGCCGGCGCAGCTGTCCGGCGGCATGAAGCAGCGCGTCGGCATCGCACGCGCCTTCTCGATCCAGCCCAAGATGCTGCTGCTGGACGAGCCGTTCGGCGCGCTGGATGCGCTCACGCGCGGCACCATCCAGGACGAGCTGCTGCGCATCTGCGCCGAGACGCGCCAGACCGTGTTCATGATCACGCACGACGTCGACGAGGCGATCCTGCTGGCCGACAAGATCCTGCTGATGAGCAACGGCCCGCGCGCGCGCATCGCCGAGATCGTCGAGAACCCGCTGCCGCGTCCGCGGCACCGCGCCGACCTGCACTACCACCTGGACTACTACCCGCTGCGCAACCACCTGGTCGACTTCCTGGTGCTGCGCGCGGCGGGGCTGGCACACGGCAAGGCACCCGAGCGACCGCGGGTGGTGCGGCCCGGCGCCGAGCCGGCGGCGCCGCAGGCCGGCGAGGGCGCACGGGCGCCGCTGCAGCGCATCGCCTGA
- a CDS encoding nuclear transport factor 2 family protein has product MEPARPPLPPFTPETAALKVQLAEDAWNSRDPGRVALAYAEDAVWRDRTACGRGRDAIREFLRRQWARELDCRLRKELWSFTGCRISVRFESEWHDAAGRWFRSHGNEQWEFDERGLMRYREASVNDQPIDVSERKFLWPRR; this is encoded by the coding sequence ATGGAACCTGCCCGACCGCCCCTGCCGCCCTTCACGCCCGAGACGGCCGCGCTCAAGGTGCAGCTGGCCGAGGACGCCTGGAACAGCCGCGACCCGGGGCGCGTCGCGCTGGCCTACGCCGAGGACGCGGTGTGGCGCGACCGCACCGCCTGCGGCCGCGGGCGCGACGCGATCCGCGAGTTCCTGCGCCGGCAATGGGCGCGCGAGCTGGACTGCCGGCTGCGCAAGGAGCTGTGGAGCTTCACCGGCTGCCGCATCTCGGTGCGCTTCGAGTCCGAGTGGCACGACGCCGCCGGGCGCTGGTTCCGCTCGCACGGCAACGAGCAGTGGGAGTTCGACGAGCGCGGGCTGATGCGCTACCGCGAGGCGAGCGTCAACGACCAGCCGATCGACGTCTCCGAACGCAAGTTTCTCTGGCCGCGCAGGTGA
- the cynS gene encoding cyanase, with protein sequence MSRLEVTEKIVAAKVAKGLKWADVAARVGMSKEWTTAACLGQMTMTAEQARVVGELFDLSEEECKWLQVVPYKGSLPTAIPTDPLIYRFYELVNVYGTTFKELIHEEFGDGIMSAIDFKMDLAREEDPKGDRVRIVMSGKFLPYKTY encoded by the coding sequence ATGAGCAGACTGGAAGTGACCGAGAAGATCGTGGCCGCCAAGGTGGCCAAGGGCCTGAAGTGGGCCGACGTGGCCGCCCGCGTGGGCATGAGCAAGGAGTGGACGACCGCCGCGTGCCTGGGGCAGATGACGATGACGGCCGAGCAGGCCCGGGTCGTCGGCGAGCTGTTCGACCTCAGCGAGGAAGAGTGCAAGTGGCTGCAGGTGGTGCCTTACAAGGGCTCGCTGCCCACCGCCATCCCGACCGACCCGCTGATCTACCGCTTCTACGAGCTGGTCAACGTCTACGGGACCACCTTCAAGGAGCTGATCCACGAGGAGTTCGGCGACGGCATCATGAGCGCCATCGACTTCAAGATGGACCTCGCGCGCGAGGAAGACCCCAAGGGCGACCGCGTGCGCATCGTGATGAGCGGCAAGTTCCTGCCGTACAAGACCTACTGA
- a CDS encoding ATP-dependent Clp protease proteolytic subunit, with protein sequence METPTPTPSIDPRTSFLEEKAFKARTVLLFGPITDSVAQDIVRRLIALSAESDAPIDMLVSSPGGHLESGDSIHDVVRFISAPVNMIGTGWVGSAATHVYLSVPRERRFCLPNTRFLIHQPSGGAGGQATDIAIQAKEIIKARERVARTIARETGQPFERVMADIERDRWMSPEEALDYGLVGRIIEKQSDLR encoded by the coding sequence ATGGAAACTCCGACGCCCACCCCCTCCATCGATCCCCGCACCTCGTTCCTCGAGGAAAAGGCCTTCAAGGCGCGCACCGTCCTGCTGTTCGGCCCGATCACGGACAGCGTCGCGCAGGACATCGTGCGGCGCCTGATCGCGCTGTCGGCGGAGTCGGACGCCCCGATCGACATGCTGGTGTCCTCGCCCGGCGGCCACCTCGAGTCGGGCGACAGCATCCACGACGTGGTGCGCTTCATCTCCGCGCCGGTCAACATGATCGGCACCGGCTGGGTCGGCAGCGCCGCGACGCACGTGTACCTGTCGGTGCCGCGCGAGCGCCGCTTCTGCCTGCCCAACACCCGCTTCCTGATCCACCAGCCGAGCGGCGGCGCCGGCGGCCAGGCCACCGACATCGCGATCCAGGCCAAGGAGATCATCAAGGCGCGCGAACGCGTGGCCCGCACGATTGCGCGCGAGACCGGCCAGCCCTTCGAGCGCGTGATGGCCGACATCGAGCGCGACCGCTGGATGTCGCCCGAGGAGGCGCTGGACTATGGCCTGGTCGGCCGCATCATCGAGAAGCAGTCGGACCTGCGCTGA